One genomic window of Kosmotoga olearia TBF 19.5.1 includes the following:
- a CDS encoding transcription repressor NadR: MRKERLEGILEILSSAKQPISGLELAEKLNVSRQMIVRDIATLRNAGHEILSTAHGYLLKKQKTVKKLVAVAHGSENIMDELLTIVRNGGSVVDVIVEHPVYGELKGNIGVSTEEDVIRFISLLKGSSASPLLAVSKDGIHLHTIEAPNQKIMDTIIKNLDEKGYLLK, translated from the coding sequence ATGCGCAAAGAAAGGCTGGAGGGAATCCTCGAAATCCTGTCAAGTGCCAAACAACCAATAAGTGGATTGGAACTCGCAGAAAAGCTCAATGTGAGCAGACAGATGATCGTCAGAGATATTGCAACCCTCAGAAATGCAGGGCATGAAATCCTTTCAACCGCTCATGGATATCTCTTAAAAAAACAGAAAACCGTTAAGAAACTGGTTGCCGTTGCACACGGTAGTGAGAACATCATGGATGAACTTTTAACCATTGTGAGAAACGGCGGAAGTGTTGTGGATGTGATCGTTGAACATCCTGTTTATGGCGAATTGAAGGGAAATATAGGTGTGAGTACAGAAGAAGATGTCATCAGATTCATTTCACTACTCAAAGGTAGCAGTGCATCACCACTTCTGGCAGTCTCGAAAGACGGAATACATCTTCATACGATTGAGGCTCCAAATCAAAAAATCATGGATACAATCATAAAAAATCTGGATGAGAAGGGTTATCTGCTCAAATAA